A genome region from Manihot esculenta cultivar AM560-2 chromosome 5, M.esculenta_v8, whole genome shotgun sequence includes the following:
- the LOC110614307 gene encoding probable protein S-acyltransferase 14 isoform X1 — translation MHRSGAAMAWNVFKFCTALRGLGSIMILLVLGVVGVTYYAVVLTNYGPALYDSGLDSVTAFAVLIPFHCLLVMLLWSYFSVVLTDPGSVPPNWRPATDEEGGEAYPLNASDFNGLPANPSNQSIRYCRKCTQLKPPRCHHCSVCGRCVLKMDHHCVWVVNCVGALNYKYFLLFLFYTFLETSLVTLSLLPHFIAFFSDNDIPGSPGTLATTFLAFVLNLAFALSVLGFLVMHISLVSANTTTIEAYEKKTTPKWRYDLGRRKNFEQVFGADKRYWFIPAYSEEDLRRMPALQGLEYPSKPDLDSQEF, via the exons ATGCATAGATCTGGAGCTGCTATGGCTTGGAACGTATTCAAGTTCTGTACGGCCCTGCGCGGCCTGGGCTCGATCATGATTCTGTTGGTGCTCGGGGTTGTGGGTGTCACCTATTATGCCGTCGTTTTGACCAATTATGGCCCCGCTTTGTATGATAGTGGGCTTGATTCCGTCACTGCATTTGCTGTCTTGATCCCATTTCATTGTTTG TTGGTGATGCTATTATGGAGTTACTTTTCTGTTGTTTTAACTGATCCCGGTAGCGTGCCACCTAATTGGAGGCCTGCTACTGATGAGGAAGGAGGTGAGGCTTACCCATTAAATGCCTCAGATTTCAATGGCCTTCCGGCCAATCCATCCAATCAAAGTATCCGGTATTGCCGGAAATGCACCCAGCTGAAACCACCTCGTTGCCACCATTGTTCTGTTT GTGGTCGATGTGTGCTAAAGATGGACCATCATTGCGTATGGGTTGTAAATTGTGTTGGggcattaaattataaatattttcttctatttttg TTCTACACATTTCTTGAGACAAGTCTTGTGACTTTGTCACTGCTGCCACACTTTATAGCATTCTTTAGTGATAATGACATTCCTGGATCTCCTGGGACCCTTGCAACCACATTTCTTGCCTTTG TTTTGAATCTGGCATTTGCATTGAGTGTTCTGGGATTTCTGGTCATGCACATATCACTGGTTTCTGCAAATACCACTACCATTGAG GCATATGAGAAGAAAACCACACCAAAATGGCGCTATGACCTAGGTCGTAGGAAGAATTTTGAACag GTATTTGGGGCAGATAAAAGATACTGGTTCATTCCAGCTTATTCGGAAGAAGATTTGCGGCGAATGCCAGCACTTCAGGGTCTTGAATATCCATCAAAGCCTGACTTGGACTCCCAGGAGTTCTAG
- the LOC110614307 gene encoding probable protein S-acyltransferase 14 isoform X2, with protein MHRSGAAMAWNVFKFCTALRGLGSIMILLVLGVVGVTYYAVVLTNYGPALYDSGLDSVTAFAVLIPFHCLLVMLLWSYFSVVLTDPGSVPPNWRPATDEEGGEAYPLNASDFNGLPANPSNQSIRYCRKCTQLKPPRCHHCSVCGRCVLKMDHHCVWVVNCVGALNYKYFLLFLFYTFLETSLVTLSLLPHFIAFFSDNDIPGSPGTLATTFLAFVLNLAFALSVLGFLVMHISLVSANTTTIEAYEKKTTPKWRYDLGRRKNFEQMKLDVCLIVWNLPDCSEVFPVLVGLD; from the exons ATGCATAGATCTGGAGCTGCTATGGCTTGGAACGTATTCAAGTTCTGTACGGCCCTGCGCGGCCTGGGCTCGATCATGATTCTGTTGGTGCTCGGGGTTGTGGGTGTCACCTATTATGCCGTCGTTTTGACCAATTATGGCCCCGCTTTGTATGATAGTGGGCTTGATTCCGTCACTGCATTTGCTGTCTTGATCCCATTTCATTGTTTG TTGGTGATGCTATTATGGAGTTACTTTTCTGTTGTTTTAACTGATCCCGGTAGCGTGCCACCTAATTGGAGGCCTGCTACTGATGAGGAAGGAGGTGAGGCTTACCCATTAAATGCCTCAGATTTCAATGGCCTTCCGGCCAATCCATCCAATCAAAGTATCCGGTATTGCCGGAAATGCACCCAGCTGAAACCACCTCGTTGCCACCATTGTTCTGTTT GTGGTCGATGTGTGCTAAAGATGGACCATCATTGCGTATGGGTTGTAAATTGTGTTGGggcattaaattataaatattttcttctatttttg TTCTACACATTTCTTGAGACAAGTCTTGTGACTTTGTCACTGCTGCCACACTTTATAGCATTCTTTAGTGATAATGACATTCCTGGATCTCCTGGGACCCTTGCAACCACATTTCTTGCCTTTG TTTTGAATCTGGCATTTGCATTGAGTGTTCTGGGATTTCTGGTCATGCACATATCACTGGTTTCTGCAAATACCACTACCATTGAG GCATATGAGAAGAAAACCACACCAAAATGGCGCTATGACCTAGGTCGTAGGAAGAATTTTGAACag ATGAAGCTGGACGTTTGCCTGATTGTTTGGAATTTGCCTGATTGCTCTGAAGTTTTTCCTGTGCTGGTAGGTCTCGATTAA
- the LOC110614608 gene encoding uncharacterized protein LOC110614608 — MQGEKEGRNNFFGMRDPFANFRGFGMMPSLSGRRDPFDDPFFTRPFGNMFESSRLEPPNSGSTDALHANGAQKLVIEELISDDEEEKGKDIHTGSGKEPSIEHPDDVLDEEKGKNVNHRHDYNKMEGNKPQAHNFSFQTCKVTYGGVDGAYYTSSRTRRAGSDGVVIEESKEADKTTGQATHRISRGLHDKGHSVTRKLNSDGKVDTLQTLHNLNEDELAGFEEAWNGNVKGQLPGTSNQYDINGASNRGQREMATWGRGALPSVEHSRNTGASAVGKTKNVVRINIE; from the exons ATGCAGGGGGAAAAAGAAGGTAGAAACAATTTCTTTGGCATGCGTGACCCTTTCGCCAATTTCCGGGGCTTTGGCATGATGCCCAGCCTATCTGGAAGGAGAGATCCGTTTGATGACCCATTCTTTACTCGCCCATTTGGGAACATGTTTGAATCTAGCAGACTTGAACCTCCAAATTCTGGTAGTACTGATGCATTGCATGCCAATGGAGCACAAAAATTAGTTATAGAAGAACTAATCTCAGATGATGAGGAGGAAAAGGGAAAGGATATACATACTGGCTCAGGCAAAGAACCATCTATTGAGCATCCTGATGATGTTCTTGATG AGGAGAAGGGCAAGAATGTGAATCATAGGCATGATTATAACAAGATGGAAGGGAATAAACCTCAGGCTCATAATTTCAGTTTTCAGACTTGCAAAGTCACTTATGGTGGTGTAGATGGAGCATATTACACTTCTTCAAGGACCAGAAGGGCAGGCAGTGATGGA GTGGTAATTGAGGAGAGCAAGGAAGCTGACAAAACAACGGGTCAAGCAACACATCGAATTTCTAGAGGGCTTCATGATAAG GGCCATTCTGTCACAAGGAAGCTTAATTCAGATGGCAAGGTGGATACATTGCAAACTTTACACAATCTGAATGAAG ATGAACTTGCTGGGTTTGAAGAAGCATGGAACGGTAATGTGAAAGGACAGCTGCCTGGCACAAGCAATCAATATGATATCAATG GAGCTAGCAACAGAGGGCAGAGGGAGATGGCAACTTGGGGCAGAGGGGCACTTCCATCGGTAGAACATTCCCGAAATACTGGAGCAAGTGCTGTAGGAAAAACCAAAAATGTTGTTAGGATCAACATAGAATAA